The DNA sequence TACTTTATGAGAATCATCTAAATGTCTGTTAATGGAAGATTTAACTAAGCTATACAAAAAGCCATTCAAAAGAATGATGTGTACTTACCCTGAAATCTCTCCACAACGTAAGCGCAAAAAGTAAAATGCACATCAGTGTATAATGATACTAATGGGAACCATACTATACCAACTGTTCTATCAGGAGTAAATATCTGTATAATTCTAACATTGGGCTAAGAAAGTATGAACACCAGTTTAACCAAACCATGTTACCGTCCATACCCCTTTGAAGGAGAGCCTGCAAGGTCATGAACATTAATACCACCACTTTACTGATGCTGTTACAGAATGTATGACATTTGTGCAGAACTTACAACAGTCAAGCATGTCATCCTGGGACCCAATGGGATGAGATGAATTGGAACTATGTCAGTTTGTCGGTCATCTTAATCTGGACAAAAGTGAAATGCAGCAGTATTATCTCACAATATGTAAGTTAATAAAAGGTAGAGAAGCCACAGAGTTGGAAATTAAACTTCATAAATACCTCACATAAACTTGCGACTGCTGGGTGGGAGTAGCCAGGCCTCGCAGCCATGGACCCTTGAGAGTATCAGACTGGGTGTCACTACTTACTGGTCCCATGCGCCACTGAACCAATCAGGCCCTagcccctttctctttcttttgggaGATGACCAAATGCAAGGGTTTACTACATTCAGATAGAGTATTGTACTTATCTGTTCACGAACAGTAAGAAGGGTTGAGTGATGGAACAAATCAGAGATCATCGATCGACCTTGCTTCAGGAGGCCAGGGACTTTCCTGGTGATTAGacaattctgctttcttttgagaATATACACAATTAGTCAACTTTTTCATCCCCAAAAGATAATTTATGTAAGTTATACCACGATATTAGAATAGAGATgttctttaatctttttattttgcaaCACCATGAGAGTATTTTGCATGCCTATTCTGTCTCTGTTAGGGAAAAGAAGCCCCCTCCCAGTGCCCACGTTAAGAAAGGAACAATTGTAGCTGAATGCCATCACTGTTCCTCAATCGCTTTAGGATGAAAAGCTCGAACAGTTAGTAGATAATGTGACAATGAGCAAATTCTCCTCTCTGAGCTTGTTCTTCACAAAGTGAAGATAGTAACTGGAATTTGGGGAGGTCAAAATGAGATATAAAATAGCATGCACTTATTAAGCTTCTGTTAGCGCACTGTGCCAATCAGGTTATTTTAAGGAACACTCAATCAATTACAAAACATATGAAGCCaccaaaaaagaaacagcaactACTAATTCTCTGCACAGTAGGTATCTACGTAAAGGCTTTTAATCAAAGTGGCATAAACCCATGGAAGCACTGCTCTtaacacagaaaatatttatttccaggGAGTCACATCATTCCTGCTTTCAAGAGGACTGAAAGCAACAATATTCCACAGGACAAAGAGTTCTTgataccaccactaccaccacccccAGATTTTACTACACTTCCTCTCCTCTGGATATAGAAACATACTGAAGTTGGGGCCACACACAGGTAGAGCTAAGTGTGCACTCCGGTCTAGAACACAGACAGAAGTTCAGGCGAGGCCCTTTTCCCCCTTGCTTGGGAATACTGATGCTGCTGTTGAAGTGAATACCTCAGAAATCTATTACCTCAGCTCTAACATCGTCTCAAGTGAAAAACAGGAACTTTTCACTCGATAAGAAATTCCAGTAAACTGGTATCAGTTTCCCAATATCTACTTTATGGGAAGAAACTTTAAGTTAATAATTCCTACATGTAGTTACCACCAGCAGTGTCATTTCTGAAGGTAAAGAAGGTTATTTCAATGGatagaaaaatgtcttttttccaTGCATTAAAACTGGGGCCTTGACCAGCCCCCTGTTTTtgcaaatacagttttattggaacacagcctaACTAATTGATTTGTATTATCTATAACAGCTTTCATTCAGTAAAGTTCACTAGTTGCAACTGACACAGCAGGtggctcacaaagcctaaaatatctactatctggccctttaagaAACCCAACCCctgcattaaaatattacaatgctatagtaagtaaaattttaagaaaactaaatgagaatacaaaaatacaaatgacatgCTTGCTCTGATTCAGGCACTTTCAAGATCATAGTTTATTTATTACTTCAGATAAAAAGATAGTATACATATTAGGGAATCCCTTAAAATTCAACTCTAGAGTTATACACCATCTAGTACTTTTGCAATGaatgttaacaacaacaacaaaaaaatctctaAACACCTGAAAGCCCCACTATTAACATGGACTATGGTAACAAAAAAATCTGACATTTAATTTGTTCAATATATAGTATTTACATTATGAAATCAATGGTGATGATACAATAAACAGTgataaagaaatagtaaaaataaattttaaaaagcaaacgtTTATAGTCTGACAATGCTAATTATCATAattgtatataaaaaattaaaacatagcaGAGCTTTCTGTTACAAAATTCTTAATCCTCTGGGCTGTAATCATTACTTGCTACCAATTTACATGCAACATCTGCTaggacatttgatttttttccccaagaacgTGTGAGTAGATAAATGACATTTCAGAGCAGACATTAATTTACTTgtagacagaaaaagaaactcaagATTGGTACTGGTCACAAGCCTCTTCCCagtagaaattataaaaacagtaagataaaattttaaaaaaatctaaaaaggggATGCATAGGCAAAGAGTACCATAAATGGCACAGCTCAAAAATTCCCAGGACCAATCAGACACacatcttttctctctccttcagtgATGACAGGTCAATTTCGCCATCAAATAACCATGACTGAAGCAAGTGAGGGGCACCAGGTGTACAACCGATAAAATCTTGCAAAATACTAAGACGGGAGCAGGGGTGGCCAGAAGAAGGGgcaatttatatataattcaaaCTATGTACAGCATAAATGGAATGCAGCCCATCCCAAACTGGCTCTGTGAAACAACTGGACCTTTATAGTTAAAATTATAACAAGTGTAATAATACAACAGATTTACACGGGAAGCAAAATCCAAGGGGCATTTTATATTAAGTATTTACTGTGctgtttcaatttaaaaataattttgctaagTATACATCTCAACTGAAGTCTATGTATAAAACGTcctaatagatacagatatttacCTTTGGTGAGTTGAAGGCCTTTTTGTGACTTCTGTCTGAACTGTAGGCAGAATGCTAGATGTACATGCACATATGGAGAAACTCAAGCTGAGGTCATCCAAAAGCTGTGCATATGAGGAGGCTGGAGGTACTTTGAAAGTCAAAGTAGACCAGAAACCAAAAACAGGTAACAGTGAGGATGGCAACAGGGAATGGAATGCCAATATGgcagtaaaacttttttttaaaaacagaaagaggaaggcctctcgTACCAGCAGAATCctgtatacacacaaaaaaggaaaagccaCCCACCATTTTGTAAAACAGAAGCCAATTATAGTGTGGGAAAGTACAAATTACAGAAAACCAGAAGTCAACAGAAGAAAAACTACTGGTTTACTTGAGAGAAAGGAGAATGGTTCAACCCGAGCAGAGTTACTTGGTGAATGCTGCCACCACCGCCCACAGAACCTCATTGGTGTTGGCCTTCAGACATTCCACTTCGGGGTCTAAGTCAAGAAGCTGCCGCACTCTCTTGGTAGCCAAATCATACTGCTCGTCCAGAAGAGGAGCAAAAGCATTCTCCAGGACGTCCGAGGCATGAGCCAGGTAAATGAGGGCCAGCAAACGCCTGTCCATGCGGTGAGGGTCATTCACCCATTTGTCAAGAACAGCTTCCTGTACTTTCTTGATGAGGCGCTGCTTAATGTTGTTGTTGGTGAGGGGATGTGTTGTCATGTCAAAAAGTAGgaagttctgtttctctgttgtCAATACACCCTTTTCCACCAGGTTTTTAGCTAATCGTTCCCGTACATTTCTTAACTGATAATGCAATTTTAATGGATTCCATGTCTCACCTAAACAAAAGATTTCAGAAGTTAGAAATGATGTACAGTATTATCTGCTaattttgcaaaaattttgtactattaaaataaacagtaaaatctGATTTTGCCccaagagaaacagaagaaaatctgccATGTTTTTCTCCCTAACTAGACCATGAATCCCTTAAGCCCAGCCAGACCTTTGGATTCTAAGCACCCAGCACATCCTCAGCCACAGGAGTCACTCAGACGACTAAACTGCAAGCAGTCTTCAGACCAGAGTCAGTCACCCTTAGTCTTATGTGGAAATCAGCCAAGTATTATGTCTGAGCTTCCTTCTAGCTGCTGTCAAAAAGCAGCCAATAGCCAAATAAGTTTTCTATTAAACACCAGTCTGCAACTAAcagacccccccaaaaaaagcttCCTGATTGTTATTCCTGAAAATGCTACATACATACAGCCTATAGAGGTAAGCCTGTTTAGGCCATGCTATTATTTGATGACAATATAAAGCTAATTCTGGAAGGACAcaaattttcacaattttaacCTTGCCATCTATACACATTTCCTTTtgagagagaaatatttaaaataaaaccaaacgaTTTTTCACTAAAGTGGGTTCTTCTTTAtggaaaactggaaggaaatacatcaaaatattaatCTTACTTATCTTTGGGATTATGTGTGCTAAACTTTTTTTGTGCtttctgcattttccaaatgATCTCCAATGAACATGCAactatttttatacttaaaaaaactataatatttttctaaattagaaCATGTTAAAGATCAACCACAGGCATCTTTTTTAAATGCAAACGTTGTAAGGTCGAGATTTTGTAATACTGAGAGAAAACCTTCAACCACACTGTCCATTACAGGAGCCATTACCCACATAGagctatttaaattaattataaaaattcagcTCTTCAGCAGCACTAGACACATTTCACATATATAATAGTGACACATGGCCAGTGGCTAGACACCACAggaatagaacattttcatcatcaaagAAAGTTCTAGCAGACTATCTTAAAATTTTAAGCTGCTATCTTAAAATATGTTACCATTCAACTGGACACAGACACAATTATTTTCCTATACTTAACACTAAAGAACACAGGCCTATGATGAAGTAATCATTCCTAAAACTGCCCTCTCACTGTAATTAGAAATCTggataaaacataagaaaaaactGTTTTCAGACACTAGTCAAAAGCAGCCCAGAACTGTGACACGAGTGCAGCCTATGTGAACCAGAAAACCGCCTAAGCTTACCACCTAGAGGCACGTCCCAGGCAGCAGAGCAGGCAGGAAGACCCCAAGCAGAGCACAGCAGTCATCACGTTAAGGTAGCAGAGATCAGAGTTCAGGGTAGCTAAGGCAGCTGCAATGTGCAAAGCAGACTACTGGAGAAGGGGGACCTACGCAGACAGAGAGGTCTAGAAATCAGCAAGGTGTTCCTTGAGTCTTTGGCTGAAAGCTAAGCTACATGTGTTAGGGAAAGAAATTCCACAAAGCTAGGCAAAGAACAACTATCAGAAA is a window from the Rhinopithecus roxellana isolate Shanxi Qingling chromosome 3, ASM756505v1, whole genome shotgun sequence genome containing:
- the GOLPH3 gene encoding Golgi phosphoprotein 3 isoform X2; translated protein: MTSLTQRSSGLVQRRTEASRNAADKERAAGGGAGSSEDDAQSRRDEQDDDDKGDSKETRLTLMEEVLLLGLKDREVICKSDAPTGDVLLDEALKHVKETQPPETVQNWIELLSGETWNPLKLHYQLRNVRERLAKNLVEKGVLTTEKQNFLLFDMTTHPLTNNNIKQRLIKKVQEAVLDKWVNDPHRMDRRLLALIYLAHASDVLENAFAPLLDEQYDLATKRVRQLLDLDPEVECLKANTNEVLWAVVAAFTK